GTTTAAAAAAGGCAGCAGAAAACATAGAGATTGTCCGGCTCATGATGAAAAATATCCTTGATGAGATAAAAAAGAGAGAAGAGGCGGCAAAAGAACAGGCGCAGCAGGCAAAAGAGAATACAGAAGAGCTTCAGAAGCTCATTAAGAGGCAGGAAGAGGCACTTAACAAGAACAGAGAGCAATCTAAAAAGAATATGTCCCCTTCTGAAAAGAAAAAGGGGCTGGATCAGATGGCTAACGAACAAAAGGCCATATCAGAGGATACACAGAGATTTACTGACAAAATAAAGGGGCAGGCTGCACAACAGAAACAGGAAGAGGCAAATCCGGCATTGACCCATCTGAATAATGCTGTTAAAGAGCAGCTTGCAGCAGAGGGGAACTTAAGAAACCAGAACCCATCAGAGGCTGAAAAAAACCAGGAGAATGCAATAAATGAATTAAAGGATGCGCTCACTCCCCCGGAACAGGATCAGAAAAAACAGGGCAAAGATCAGCAGAAAAAAGAGGGTGAACAGGGAAGCCAGGAGCAGCAGGATCAGAAAGATCAGGAGAAAAAGGAAGATGGCGGAGAGCAGCCTGAACAAAAGGATGCAGAAGGCAAAGAGGATCAACAGGATGAAAAGCAGCCATCCATGCAGAAGCAAGGCATAGACCCCCAGGATATACTGGATGAAGAGGCGGATAACAAGAAAGAACGGCGCATGAGGGCCCCGGGCGGTTACAAGGATGTTGACAGGGACTGGTAATGTATAAAAGACTTTTTATATATCTATTTGCCATATTGATCATATGTGGAAATGCCTTTGCATCGGGGCTGAGTGTGCAAACCGCACTTGAGCGCACAGAGGTCTATACAGGTGAGACATTTATATTCCAGCTTCAGGTATCAGGCAGTGAGGATCCTGAAGAGCCTGACCTCTCTCACCTGGATGGATTCAGGGTACAGTTTGCAGGTGGTTCACAGAACAGCAGCTCATCCATATCTATAATAAACGGTCAGATGACCCGCGAAGATAAAAAGGGCTATGTCTTCAGTTACAGGCTTACACCTTTAAAGACAGGCACGCTTGCGATACCATCAATAGAGGTAAAGGCAGGGGGCATGACCGCCCGCACAGAGCCTCTTGTTATTGTCGCAAGAAAACCTGCTGAGACAGATGACTTCAAACTCAGGCTCACGCTTTCAAAAGAGAAATGCTATACAGGCGAGCCTGTTATACTCACTGTTACATGGTATATAGGTAAAAATGTGAATGACTTTAATTTCACCCTTCCTTTAATGGGTGACAAACGCTTTACCTTTGCCACCCCTGAGGTTGATACAAGGTCAGGCAAAAAGCTATACCGCATACAGCTTGGTGACAGCGAGGCCATAGGTGAAGAGGGACAAGGCACACTGGATGGGAAGAGTTATACAACCATATCCTTTAAAAAGGTGCTTATCCCCATAAAGGCTGGCATAATACCCATTGAACAGGCTACAGTAACATGCTCTGCCCTTACCGGTTATTCAAGAAGGTCAAACGACCCCTTTTCCAGCTTTTTTGATGACGATTTTTTTGGCTCTTCACGCAGGGGTGTTTACAGCACAGTGGTTGTACCCTCCAACACCCTTTCGCTCAGGGTACTGGAACTGCCCATAGAAGGGAGACCGGCCAATTTTAAAGGTCATATAGGCAAATACAATATAGAAACCTCCGCCACTCCTCTAAATATAAATATCGGTGACCCTGTAACCTTTACTGTCAAAATCAGCGGGCCTCCATATCTTGAACATATTGATTTACCGCCCCTGAAAGAGCAGCTTGCATTTAAAAACAGCTTCAGGATACCTGATGAAAGGGCAGGCGCAGAGATAAAAGGAAAGGAAAAGATCTTTACCCAGACCATAAGGCCTCTCAATTCCAATGTCAGGGAGATACCAGCTTACGAACTCCCATATTTTGACACTGAAAAGGGTGAATACCTTGTTGCGCTCTCTGCCCCCATACCAGTTACAGTAAATGAGACAAGGGTTGTAACACTCCTTGATGCTGAGGGCGCTGCTGAAACAGGTATAAATGGAGCGGGCATAGAGACATCAAAAAAGGGGATCGCATTCAGCTATGAGGATATGTCTGTTATTCAAAGAGAGTATCTGTCTCCCATTTCCTGTTTTTTAAACGGTCCCTGGCCCTACCTGCTTTTTACCCCGCCTTTCCTCTATCTTATTCTGTTTTCGGGAGTCTATATCTCACGAAAGAGGAATAATGATCCTTTAAAGATATTATCCAAGAAGGCATTTGCAGTATTTAAAAAAAGACTTCATGATGCTGAAAAGGCAACGCCTGAAAAGGCATGCGGGATAGTGCTTGATTCATTCAGGGAATACCTCGGTATAAAACTAAGGCTTACATCAACAGGAGCCCTCACATTTGCAGATGTAAAGCAACAACTTGAATCTTCTGTCATGAAAAATGAGATCATTGAGAAGGTAAAGGGTATCTTCTATTCCTGTGAGGCAGGGGCATATGCAGGGGATATAACATTCAAGGACAATTCTTCACTGATTAAAAAAGTCCTTGATGCTGCAACAGAACTTGAAAAGAGGCTTAAATAAAATGACGAATAATATCAGAAATCAGGTAAACAAATATTTTCAGAGCGGTTTTATATCTGTGCTTATGATTTCTGCGGTCTGCCTCTTCTCAATGGCTGTCTCATCCTCTTTACATGCTGATGCACTGGACAGGGCCGCCATATCTGAGCTCTACAATGAGGCGCGTGATCTTTTCAGGCAGGCGGATACGGCCGCAGGCACATCATATGACCATGCCATGACCCTGTATAAAAAGGCCGCCATGCGCTATGAACGCATCATAAAGGAGGGGGGCATAGAAAATGGTAAAATTTATTATAATCTGGGTAACATATATTTCAGGATGAACGATATCGGGAGGGCCATTCTGAATTATCGTAAGGCAGAGCAATATATGCCTGATGATAATAACCTCAAACAAAACCTCACCTATGCAAGGGCAAAGAGGATAGACAGGATAGAGGAAAAACAGGAGACAAAGGTGATGAAGACCCTCTTCTTCTGGCACTATGACCTCTCTGTAAAGAGCCGTTTAATGCTTTTTACATTATTCTTTGCCATCTTCTGGGTATCCGCATGTGTCAGGATATTTTTCAAAAAACCATTCCTCTTCTGGCTGATAACCTCATCAGCCCTTGTCTCTATCCTTTTCTGCGGGTCTCTTGCCGCTGATGAATATTTACTTAAAAAACAAAGGCCGGGCGTAATCCTGACCACAGAAACAACTGCACGCAAGGGAAACAGTGAGACCTATGAGCCCAGCTTTATGGAGCCGCTGCATGCAGGCACAGAATTTACACTCATTGAAGCAAGGGGAGAGTGGTTTCAGATTGAACTGGCAGACTCACGTACCTGCTGGGTTCAGGCTAAAGATGTTGAGCTTGTGAGGTAAATGTTGATTCAGCTTTCAGCGGTCAGTGATCATCTATAAGAGCATCTTGAATTCCTTTACTGATCAGCTGTCGCACAAGGCTATTGCGAGACAGGAAGCTGAATGCTAAAGGTTGACTGTTTTCAACCAAAAACGCCAGTTTTTGGATAACTATTATTTATTCCTCAATGTCAGGGGTATCTTAATGGTAACAGTTGATTTTTAGTAACTCTGTGGTGTGTCAGAGAAAAAAGTGGCGGAGGAAGTAGGATTCGAACCCACGGAACTTTCGTTCAACGGTTTTCAAGACCGCCGCCTTAAACCACTCGGCCATTCCTCCAGATTAAATTTGTGCTTCATATATTACTAAAATGCAAAAATATCAAGCAATAAAAAAACTAAAACACAAAAAAGTATTATTGACTAGAGGACAAGGGCTCACCTATTTTTGCACCCATCTGCATTATTTTTGTTATATTAATTTCAGTGATTTTTTACAGCAGTACCTCATTTGTTGATGGTGTCAAAGATATGGCAAGCTGCTCAAGGCACTGGAAAATGCTGAAAAGACAGTATCAGAGGTGGAAGAGGTAAAAACCAGGTTACAAGTTACCCGGCAAAAGGCCGCCAGACTAAAGTATATAACCCAGGAGGAGCTTCGCGAGTATGTTGCAGAAGAGGCCATGTCAGGAATTTTTAAAAAGATCGCGGATAAGGAGCTTTTAATATGAGAATCCCTTAACAAAATCTAGAATATAAATTATCATGGATGTCAAAATTCTTATATGGTTTGCTAAATAGTCCGATTTCCGGCATAATTTTTTTTAATAATAAGGAGATAATTATGAAAAAGCTGAAATACATTTTAATATTATCCATTGGGTTGTTGATTGCTCTCTCCCCTTTTTCCTTTGCGGATAATGATATAAACTATGCAAATACCATTAAGTTATTTAAAGAATCAAAGGCGTTACAAAAATTTTTTAATACCAGCTATGGTTATGCCGTATTTCCTACAATAGGCAAGGCAGGATGGATAGTCGGTGGCTCTTATGGTAAAGGTAAGGTTTACAGAGGTGGAGTTGTAACCGGAAGGGTCTCAGTCATTGAAGGCTCTATAGGGTTACAGGCAGGAGGCAAGGCATTCAGCGAGATCATATTCTTTGAAGATAAACGCGCCTATGATGAATTTACCAGCGACACATTTGAATTTGACGCCACTGTACAAGCCACAGCAATTACAGCTGGCGCAGGGGTTCAGGCAGGCACTCACGGCAGTAGTGCAGGGGCAAGTTCAGGACCAAGAACAGGGGTGCAGGCTGAAACCGATTATTACAAAGGTATGGCGATTTTTGTTCACAGTAAAGGCGGCCTTATGTATGAGGTATCGGTAGGTGGTCAGAAATTCAAATTTAAGCCAATAGTCAGGCGTAAATAACAGAGAATTTTTACAAATTATTTACAATATTTTCATCTTTAACTTATTGACATCTGCTTAATTGTTCTATATTATCCAATTAATGTTTTAGCTTAGAATTAATTCCATTTAAAAAGAAAGGCCGGGAGAAAACCCTCCTCCCGGCCGGTTTTTTTAGGGATTAACCTCTTTATTATTTTCCGGTTCGTTTAATTCAGCCCTGCAATTAGGGCAAAACTGCCATAACTGTTTTACCGGATATTGACACTGCCTGCAGAACGTGCCTGACAGATCAAAACCGCAATGGGGGCAGAATGCCTTTGTGCCGTTAAGCTCATTTTCACACTGCGGGCAGTAAAAGCTCCTGTAGTTTTCTGGCCTTGCAAGCAGATAGATTGTAAGCCCGAAGAATAGAGATATCAGCGCAAGAAATGCCCACAAACCGGGTTTACTTACATCCCGCTGCCTTGCATCGGTATAGACCCAGGCGGGTAACAGGAACCACAGAAACATGCCTGAAAAAAGAGCCATAAAGCCGAATATGGGTTTTAAGATGTCAGTTATGCTATCGGCTACACCTCTGTAATAAAGTTCATGGTTGATGAAATCATCCACCTTTAGAAATAGTTCACCTATTACCTTACCTGTTTCATCAGTTACAAGAGAAGAGAGTAAAAATCGGTATGGCTGAATATAATTGTACCTGTAAACACCTCCCTCTTTGTCTGACCTAATCAGGATATTTGGAGTTATTGTTTTCATTATTTGTTTATACAGGGCGAATGTTTGAAAAGTTGCATTAAAAATATTCAAAAGCTAAAAATAAATTTCAGTTTATACAAATTAAACCTTTTTAAGAGATTGATTTTTTAAATCTTGTCATATAATGGGCAGCCTGATATATTTTTTTATAAGTAGAACACCATATCCGATAAGAGATATATGGATTCTGATAATATTTGGACTAATGAAATGACATCAAAATACACTACAGGAAAAAAGCAGCCTGCACTTTAAGATCCATTAATCTTTATTAAACCATACAGATATGCGTATCCATAAATCCAATAATAAAGCGATAATAATCAGGAATATATAATGATTTACAATTTCAAGCAGATGGATATAAGTATAATATTTAGAAATATCATGGCCTTACTCTTTGTTTTTCTTTTATGTTCCTGTGCAACCTCTCATAGAGGCATCCCCAGAATATTGGAAGGAGACTTACAGGGGTTGCCCCCGGAAACACTGAAAAAAATAAAGGCTCTTCAGCATGACCTTGCTGCACTGGGCAGCAAAACAGACCCGGCTGAGGCAAAATTATTGGCGGAAACAGGAATACTCTATTCTTTGATACTTGCGAATGAATACAGACTTTTTGGTCAGCCTCATATACATAATATACTGGTCAATATAGGTTTAAAGGAGAGGGGTTTATGTTTTGAATGGGCTGAAGACCTTTTGAAACAGTTTAAAACCCTTGACCTTAAAACCTTTAACCTTCATGAGGCTGTAGCCGATAAGGGGAAAAAGTTCCGTGAACATAATACTATTGTGGTTACAGCAAAGGGAAAAGATTTTTTTGAAGGAATCGTGCTTGACCCCTGGAGGGATTCAGGTCGCCTTTACTGGATCAGTGTAAAAGAGGATAAATACCACTGGGAAAAAAGGGAAAATCATTAAAAACCTGTTATTGTGTGTTAATATGAACCGCTTATTTATTACTATTTTTTTGCTCTGCTGCAGCAATATCTTCATGACATTTGCATGGTATGGGCACCTTAAAAACCTTAACCATAAACCATTGGTTGTTGCAGCCCTTGTAAGCTGGGGCATTGCCCTTTTTGAATACCTGCTGCAGGTCCCGGCAAACAGGATAGGCCATTCAATACTCTCTGTAGGACAGCTTAAGATTATCCAGGAGATAATTACCCTGTTCATATTTGTCCCATTCTCTATATTCTTTTTAAAAGAAAAGCTAACCATGGATTACCTCTATGCAGGGGTATGCCTTATGTGCGCTGTATTTTTTGTTTTCAGAAGCAGGTTATTTGGGACGTAAAAGATTGATACAGATAAATATGCAATGGTGATAAGGTTTACACCACTGCATATTAAAGTTGCTTTTATATATCAGGCAACAGCCTGGGAAGAGCCTTCAATGCTGTCTGGAACCAGGGGTTCACTGGATACTGCTTTTGCTGCTGAGTTCAGCCTTTTTAATTCAAACCACAGGGGGGCCAGCATAAATAAAACCAGCGCAAAGGTTAATAAATCCGCTATAGGAAAGGCCCACCACACACCGTCCAGCCCCATGAAACCGGGCATTATAAGTATAGCCGGAAGCAGAAACAGTATGGATCTGGTTACAGTTGATAAAAAAGACTGAACAGCCTTGCCTATTGACTGGAAAACAGTTGCGCCGACATTTATGAGCCCGATCAGATACATTACACAAAAGACACGTTTAACCGCATAGGATGCGATATCTATCAGCTCCCTGTCGGCAGTAAAAATCATTACTACAGATTCCGGTTTAAAAAATACATAGAGGTAAACAAGAACCCCAATCAATGTAGTTGCAAAGGTCCCTATCTTGATGCTCTTTATTACCCTGTCAAAACGGCCCGCGCCATAGTTGAAGCCAATGATAGGTTGAAGCCCCTGCGCTGCCACTATTGAAGGCATAATGGCAAACATCATAACCCTGTTGACAATTCCATAGGCAGACATAGCCATATCCCCGCCATAAGAAACAACCGTTCGGTTAACGATTATCGCTGAAAAGCTTCCGGCAAGTGTCATGCCCAGTGCTGAAACGCCTATTGCAAAGATATCCTTAATGATCTTCCAGTCCGGCCAAAGGTCAGCTAACTTGAAGCTTAAGGCAGGCTTTCCCCAGAAATAGTATCCTAGAAAATAGATGGTGCATAAGACCTGAGATATAACTGTTGCCCAGGCAGCCCCTTTTACACCCATTCCAAAGGTAATTATAAATATGGCATCAAGAACAATATTCAATGCGGCGCTACAGACCATGCCTATCATAGGTACCCTTGCATTGCCGCCCGCCCTTATCAGGGTGCTCAGGGTCATACCAAACGTCATAAAGAGCATACCAATAAGTATTACAAAGAGATAATCAGAGGCATACACAATGGTATTATCTGTCGCTCCCAGCCACCGGCATAACAAGGGCACATTAATGAGACCTGGGATGGTAACAAGAATGGATAATACCGCCGTGATCATTATTGAGTTTCCAACTGCCTTTTCAGCCTGCTGTATTTTACCGGCGCCAAGGGATCTTGATATCAATGAAGCGCCGCCCATGCCTGCCATATGCCCTATACCAATTGAAAGTATCTGAACAGGAAACACCAGTGAGAGAGCGGCAATGGCGTATGGGCCTACATACTGCCCGATAAAGATGGTATCTACAACGTTGTAAAGTGTATGGACCGCCATTGCAAAAAAGGCGGGCAGAGTAAATATAAACAGCAACCTGCATACATGATCGCTATCAAGTGAGTTTTTATCAATCTTCTTCATAAAATTTAATTCCTTGAACCTTTTTTAAAATTGTCTGTAATATCGGATTATTATAGCCTTATGAATTCATCATCTTGGGCAGGATATTCCTGATCTTATCCAGTGATGCTGACAGCTCCATAAGATCATTTTCACTTAATGATGAGACTGCCTCTTCAAGAGCATCACTTATGGTGTTGTGCAGCGAATCCAGCCCCTGTCTCCCTGTTTCAGAGATGGTTATCCTTGTTACCCTCCTGTCATTCGGGTCTGGTTCACGCACCACCATCTCCTTTTCAACAAGCTTATCCATGAGCTGGGTCATGTGTGCCTTTGCCAGGACCAGCCGTTTCCCGATCTCAAACACCGGGAGGCTCCCCTCTTCGGAAAGCAGCTTTAATATCTCACAGTGCAGAGGCGTCAGGCTGACCTCAATATTTGCCAGCGCTACCTTGGTAAATTTGCTTCTGACAATCCTTGATGAAAAAGTGGGGATGGAAAACAGGTCAGCAACAACCTTACTGATTAAATCCTTCTGCAAAACAGATACTCCTTAAAACATATAATAATTCACATACTGTACAGTATATTTACTATACTATTCGGCTTTTTTCAAATACTTTTTGAAAAGAAAATGTAAAGAGGGGAAAACCCTTTAAACGTCAAAATTTAAAAGCAATCCATTCTATTAACCCAAGTTCGACAAGAAAAATAAGAAGCTGCAATAAAAACAGCATGTTAGGGAAAATCAGGCCAGATTTTCCCCACTACATTATACTTAAACCCCTTTTGCCTGATAATCTCCAGGTTCTTTTCAGATGCAATACCAGCATCAATAACAATAGTCTTTTGGCCAGCTTCCCCATCCATAGACTGGAGCAACTCATTAAGCATGCCTTCCAGTGTGCCAGGTTCAGATATGTTGCCTTCCAGCAACTTGCTTCGTTTAGGAAACCCCTCTTTATCTACTGCCAGGGCCAGGGTTACAAGAGGTCTGTCATGTCTCCTATAGGGGTGTAGAGAGGGTATGCCAAGCATAATAATATATCGTTCAGACACTACAAATGACGTTTCAGATAGCCGCTTCTAATAATATCAATAGCTTACGCAGCTTTCACTGAAAATTTATTTTCAGCATAACTATCACGCTTCAATATTTTCAACCACTTATAACCCTACCTCCAATTGCCTTTTTCTCACTTGTCGAACTTGGGTTAAGTTTGTAATAATTATCTTATCAACTGTCATAGGTTCTTGCCTCCTGAGTTTAAAGAGTAAATAGTCACTGTTTCCTGTAAGACAATAAATATAGTGCTTACTTTTCAACCTTACCAACCATCAGCTTTGACCACTGATACAGGTACTGTAAAAAAGAGATGATAGTAAAAACAGCGGTAGCATAATAGAGATAGGGATAATAATCCTTGAAAGAAACAAGGTATTCACTGGCGAGTACTGCTATTACTGTAATAAACTGAAAGCATGTGGTGATTTTACTTGAGGCTACAGGTTTAATATTGTTAAGCACAACACCTGTGAGATACAGTATTACAACACCGATAAGGATCATCACATCCCTTGAAATAACAACAACAGAGAGCCATGATGGCACAAAACCCCTTATGGCAAGGGCGACAAATGCAGATACAAGGGTTATCTTGTCTGCAAGCGGGTCAAGATAGCTGCCCAGCCTGCTTTTCTGGTTGAAGACCCTTGCGATAAAACCATCCAGACCATCGCTTATACCGCAAATTATCAGTATTATCAGCCCGGCTATGAGCCGGTCATTTATCAGGTAGATCACAAAGACAGGGGTAAGCAAAATCCTTATCATTGTTATTATGTTCGGAATAGTCATACAGATATTGCTCCTCCAGAAAATTTAACAAACCTGAAATCATAGGGCTGTAACAGTGAGATAACCTTCCTCATCAATGCCGATCTGCGCGGCAAATGGTATATCATTACTAGTTCTCAGTTTCTCAATAAAAACCTTTCTTTCCCCGGAGTATTCAACTGTAACAGTTATTATATCGGTTGAAATCCTTGAGGGTAAAACAGAGACAACCCCGCTAACCCTCTCCTTCAGGAATGATATAAAGCCTGTTAACTGTTTTAGGTTTAGCAAACCTTTTATGGCAAGATCAAAACTGGTCAGCTTCTGCTCTGCTTTTTTGAATGTTTTCAATATGGCAGGCGCTATTTCTGAAACACCGCCGGCAATGAACTTTTCAAGTATAACCTCATTGCTGTCCACTGACTCTTCCGGCCCGCTTAAAGGCAACTGTTCACGGTTATAGCTACAGAGGATAGACCCGTTTTCAACCTGGATTGCCTTTATACCCACAATCAATGTATTAAAATCATTTTTTTCCACCTTGCCGGTAATTACCACATCTGCTGAATATGATTTTCCCCACATGATGGCGTCCTCATCAGCAAGAACGGCCTTGAAAAGTTCAGGGTTATACCCGCCATCAGGCATATTGTTGACACGGTATATAGGGTCAAACCCTCGTTCCTGGAAAAATCTGTATAGCATTAGTTCGGATGGAGCGAGGTTAATCTTATTTTCCGGGTCATCCCACCATATGTATGGCTGCCTATCAGTGCTGGTTTTGTCAGCGACAAGAAATAATATACGTAATGATGCACCCTCAAAGGTGATCACCCCGGCATTAAATAACCTTTCTTCCATAAGCTTTTCATTAA
This portion of the Desulfatiglans sp. genome encodes:
- a CDS encoding tetratricopeptide repeat protein encodes the protein MTKRGNKLFLRESLRINFILIIITVIFSTGNITFADSTAKYIDKGNRAWLSGNYDDAIKSYDEAGVNDPESPYIYFNKGAALYKKGDFQGAIEAFEKAALKSKEPLMEAKSRFNLGNCAFSEAERQMDNDLKKAMELCQKSVVHYQDALKLDPSLKKAAENIEIVRLMMKNILDEIKKREEAAKEQAQQAKENTEELQKLIKRQEEALNKNREQSKKNMSPSEKKKGLDQMANEQKAISEDTQRFTDKIKGQAAQQKQEEANPALTHLNNAVKEQLAAEGNLRNQNPSEAEKNQENAINELKDALTPPEQDQKKQGKDQQKKEGEQGSQEQQDQKDQEKKEDGGEQPEQKDAEGKEDQQDEKQPSMQKQGIDPQDILDEEADNKKERRMRAPGGYKDVDRDW
- a CDS encoding MATE family efflux transporter, whose product is MKKIDKNSLDSDHVCRLLFIFTLPAFFAMAVHTLYNVVDTIFIGQYVGPYAIAALSLVFPVQILSIGIGHMAGMGGASLISRSLGAGKIQQAEKAVGNSIMITAVLSILVTIPGLINVPLLCRWLGATDNTIVYASDYLFVILIGMLFMTFGMTLSTLIRAGGNARVPMIGMVCSAALNIVLDAIFIITFGMGVKGAAWATVISQVLCTIYFLGYYFWGKPALSFKLADLWPDWKIIKDIFAIGVSALGMTLAGSFSAIIVNRTVVSYGGDMAMSAYGIVNRVMMFAIMPSIVAAQGLQPIIGFNYGAGRFDRVIKSIKIGTFATTLIGVLVYLYVFFKPESVVMIFTADRELIDIASYAVKRVFCVMYLIGLINVGATVFQSIGKAVQSFLSTVTRSILFLLPAILIMPGFMGLDGVWWAFPIADLLTFALVLFMLAPLWFELKRLNSAAKAVSSEPLVPDSIEGSSQAVA
- a CDS encoding CDP-alcohol phosphatidyltransferase family protein, with product MTIPNIITMIRILLTPVFVIYLINDRLIAGLIILIICGISDGLDGFIARVFNQKSRLGSYLDPLADKITLVSAFVALAIRGFVPSWLSVVVISRDVMILIGVVILYLTGVVLNNIKPVASSKITTCFQFITVIAVLASEYLVSFKDYYPYLYYATAVFTIISFLQYLYQWSKLMVGKVEK
- a CDS encoding tetratricopeptide repeat protein, whose translation is MTNNIRNQVNKYFQSGFISVLMISAVCLFSMAVSSSLHADALDRAAISELYNEARDLFRQADTAAGTSYDHAMTLYKKAAMRYERIIKEGGIENGKIYYNLGNIYFRMNDIGRAILNYRKAEQYMPDDNNLKQNLTYARAKRIDRIEEKQETKVMKTLFFWHYDLSVKSRLMLFTLFFAIFWVSACVRIFFKKPFLFWLITSSALVSILFCGSLAADEYLLKKQRPGVILTTETTARKGNSETYEPSFMEPLHAGTEFTLIEARGEWFQIELADSRTCWVQAKDVELVR
- a CDS encoding MarR family transcriptional regulator, coding for MQKDLISKVVADLFSIPTFSSRIVRSKFTKVALANIEVSLTPLHCEILKLLSEEGSLPVFEIGKRLVLAKAHMTQLMDKLVEKEMVVREPDPNDRRVTRITISETGRQGLDSLHNTISDALEEAVSSLSENDLMELSASLDKIRNILPKMMNS
- a CDS encoding lipid-binding SYLF domain-containing protein translates to MKKLKYILILSIGLLIALSPFSFADNDINYANTIKLFKESKALQKFFNTSYGYAVFPTIGKAGWIVGGSYGKGKVYRGGVVTGRVSVIEGSIGLQAGGKAFSEIIFFEDKRAYDEFTSDTFEFDATVQATAITAGAGVQAGTHGSSAGASSGPRTGVQAETDYYKGMAIFVHSKGGLMYEVSVGGQKFKFKPIVRRK
- a CDS encoding DUF4197 domain-containing protein, giving the protein MEEVKTRLQVTRQKAARLKYITQEELREYVAEEAMSGIFKKIADKELLI
- a CDS encoding protein BatD, producing MYKRLFIYLFAILIICGNAFASGLSVQTALERTEVYTGETFIFQLQVSGSEDPEEPDLSHLDGFRVQFAGGSQNSSSSISIINGQMTREDKKGYVFSYRLTPLKTGTLAIPSIEVKAGGMTARTEPLVIVARKPAETDDFKLRLTLSKEKCYTGEPVILTVTWYIGKNVNDFNFTLPLMGDKRFTFATPEVDTRSGKKLYRIQLGDSEAIGEEGQGTLDGKSYTTISFKKVLIPIKAGIIPIEQATVTCSALTGYSRRSNDPFSSFFDDDFFGSSRRGVYSTVVVPSNTLSLRVLELPIEGRPANFKGHIGKYNIETSATPLNINIGDPVTFTVKISGPPYLEHIDLPPLKEQLAFKNSFRIPDERAGAEIKGKEKIFTQTIRPLNSNVREIPAYELPYFDTEKGEYLVALSAPIPVTVNETRVVTLLDAEGAAETGINGAGIETSKKGIAFSYEDMSVIQREYLSPISCFLNGPWPYLLFTPPFLYLILFSGVYISRKRNNDPLKILSKKAFAVFKKRLHDAEKATPEKACGIVLDSFREYLGIKLRLTSTGALTFADVKQQLESSVMKNEIIEKVKGIFYSCEAGAYAGDITFKDNSSLIKKVLDAATELEKRLK
- a CDS encoding DMT family protein gives rise to the protein MNRLFITIFLLCCSNIFMTFAWYGHLKNLNHKPLVVAALVSWGIALFEYLLQVPANRIGHSILSVGQLKIIQEIITLFIFVPFSIFFLKEKLTMDYLYAGVCLMCAVFFVFRSRLFGT